From the Carassius carassius chromosome 45, fCarCar2.1, whole genome shotgun sequence genome, one window contains:
- the smtlb gene encoding somatolactin beta translates to MKITTVLQVCVAFVLCSPRAVAGSPVDCPGQDTAGTSCTISIEKLLERAVQHAELIYRFSEDSKLMFDEMLISYGMNLHIPEGTMCAPKTVPVPLSKSEIQEISDKWILHSILILAQFWIDPLVEVQASLESYENVPSALLTRSKWISTKLMSLEQGIIVLIRQILGEGSLALEGPEQTSDRFVSSSKLETVRRDYSVIYCFRKDAHKMQSFLKLLKCRQIDKENCSLF, encoded by the exons atgAAGATAACTACAG TTCTACAGGTCTGTGTGGCATTTGTGCTCTGCTCACCGCGGGCCGTGGCTGGATCTCCTGTGGACTGTCCGGGCCAAGATACTGCAGGAACGTCCTGCACCATCTCAATTGAGAAGCTCCTGGAACGAGCTGTTCAACATGCAGAGCTCATTTACCGCTTCTCAGAGGACTCCAAATTGATGTTT GATGAGATGCTCATTTCATACGGAATGAATCTGCATATTCCCGAAGGGACCATGTGTGCTCCTAAAACGGTGCCGGTTCCTTTGTCTAAAAGTGAAATCCAAGAGATTTCC GACAAATGGATCCTTCACTCGATCCTGATTCTGGCCCAGTTCTGGATTGATCCACTGGTAGAAGTACAGGCATCTCTTGAGAGTTATGAGAATGTCCCAAGTGCCCTGCTTACCAGGAGCAAATGGATATCTACCAAACTAATGAGCCTGGAACAGGGTATAATTGTTCTCATTAGACAG ATACTGGGTGAAGGTAGTTTGGCATTGGAGGGTCCTGAACAGACATCCGATCGCTTTGTGTCTTCTAGTAAACTTGAAACTGTGAGAAGAGATTACAGTGTGATCTACTGCTTCAGGAAAGATGCGCACAAGATGCAGTCTTTCCTCAAACTGCTGAAGTGCCGCCAGATCGATAAGGAGAATTGCTCTCTTTtctaa